In Chryseobacterium gleum, a single genomic region encodes these proteins:
- the porV gene encoding type IX secretion system outer membrane channel protein PorV translates to MNLTTKLLLGFGLSAGFLGYSQDLGKVNPVLTGAPFLRIAPDARSGGMGDQGVVTSPDAFSQFWNAAKYPFSRSSSSVGLNYTPYMGKLTNDVFLLYASFHKFLGQEERSTISASIYYFNMGQVDLTQLVGTEIASMGTSKPNEFSIDVAYALKLSDSFSGAVTGRFIRSDLAGGFNTDTTLKAANSFAVDVSAYYNSPRFSSIGGYDGKINAGLAVQNLGPKLDYTGNEESRSYLPTMARLGVGYDMYLDDMNRIGISVEGSKLLVPGSEYAGIDPNTRQPIYQIPNVGPMAGIGKSFKNKNSIMYSGALEYSYDNAFSVRGGYFHESEEQGARQFATAGVGLKYRSFGLDLSYLINMSKINSALDNTLRFGLTWNIGDETSNVDR, encoded by the coding sequence ATGAATTTAACTACTAAACTGCTTTTAGGATTTGGTTTGAGTGCTGGTTTTTTAGGCTATTCGCAAGATTTAGGTAAAGTAAACCCAGTTCTTACCGGAGCTCCTTTCCTAAGAATCGCACCTGATGCAAGATCAGGAGGTATGGGAGATCAGGGGGTGGTAACCTCTCCGGATGCATTTTCACAATTCTGGAATGCGGCTAAATACCCTTTCAGCAGGTCAAGTTCTTCCGTAGGTCTTAACTATACGCCTTATATGGGGAAACTTACCAATGATGTATTCTTATTATATGCTTCGTTCCATAAGTTTCTTGGGCAGGAAGAAAGATCTACAATTTCCGCGAGTATCTATTATTTCAATATGGGACAGGTAGACCTGACTCAGCTGGTAGGTACAGAAATCGCATCAATGGGTACATCAAAACCAAACGAATTCTCAATTGACGTTGCCTACGCATTGAAACTTTCTGATTCATTCTCAGGAGCTGTTACCGGTAGATTCATCCGTTCAGACTTAGCCGGAGGATTCAACACAGATACTACCCTTAAAGCGGCAAACAGTTTCGCAGTTGACGTTTCAGCATACTATAACTCTCCAAGGTTCTCCAGTATTGGTGGCTATGATGGTAAAATAAATGCAGGTTTAGCAGTTCAGAACTTAGGTCCTAAACTGGATTACACAGGAAATGAAGAATCAAGATCTTATCTTCCTACCATGGCAAGATTAGGGGTTGGATATGATATGTACCTGGATGATATGAACAGAATCGGAATTTCTGTGGAAGGTTCAAAACTTTTGGTTCCAGGATCTGAATATGCCGGAATAGACCCAAATACAAGACAGCCTATTTACCAGATCCCGAACGTAGGACCAATGGCCGGTATCGGAAAATCATTCAAAAATAAAAACAGTATCATGTACAGTGGTGCTTTAGAATATTCTTATGACAACGCATTTTCTGTAAGAGGAGGTTACTTCCATGAAAGCGAAGAACAGGGAGCAAGACAGTTTGCAACAGCAGGTGTCGGGTTAAAATACCGTTCTTTCGGGCTTGACCTTTCTTACCTGATCAATATGTCCAAGATCAACAGTGCATTGGATAACACGCTTCGTTTCGGGCTTACCTGGAACATCGGAGACGAAACATCTAACGTAGACCGTTAA
- a CDS encoding FUSC family protein: MNYSAELKKFVTSQYVYSAIRITLATVLPCLVLAHFGILKEYFLFPLGTSFVALTDQPGPFIRRRNALTFAICCFVFVALIASLVMNIKILVLLEVIVFGMFFSLIGVYGQRLAAVGSLSLVVLAIFIDGHLTGSNIFKSLLIFASGCTWFLLIFLIVTTIRPYKLASQMIGENYLQLADFLKIKANYYQKNPDFNKLTTQVIAKQIEIKNLQEDTRETVFKTRTIVNESTTTSRLLMLMFLNSMDLHEKLMTSESDYQKLQQSFEDSMILVNIHDYLNLLAEEITNIGIALQSGTRAKAMFNLELELKNLNYNYFELRNKQLSPDNLENFMILRQILMRIYEITKEINEIYKVFSQDIKLAKSLSTGLDLRKFMPNEPKLNAKVLRNNISLSSSHFRHAIRITTALLLGYLFSMFDFLGLGHTYWILITITAILKPAYSITKQRNLLRLYGTIAGATIAYAILYFVHINGILFAILLISMIMCFSFLKGRYFWAVLFMTIYVFLSFNFLNPGKVNIIFKDRIVDTAIAGIIAFAVSYIVLPVWEHTQNLDLMKKSAADNLIYFQSVISKFLQGNFDLEDYKVKRKNAIISLANLSDNFQRMISDPKNQQKKLEVVHQFVATSHLITAYTASLSQYAKSNEQYPEIDAESWSRKIEAEMRQTSTLLNGNDINETLKMESRLEPEDSSIEDMLLKRKTEIEENDIVDRRDTDKVSHLTELKNIQDILELIYDVAKEQRKVIEKYRNETDPTPPQS, translated from the coding sequence ATGAACTATTCGGCGGAACTCAAAAAATTCGTAACCAGTCAGTATGTATATTCTGCGATCAGAATTACATTAGCTACTGTTCTGCCCTGTTTAGTCCTCGCCCACTTCGGAATCTTAAAAGAATATTTCCTTTTCCCGCTAGGTACCAGCTTTGTAGCGCTTACAGATCAGCCAGGACCTTTTATCCGAAGAAGAAATGCCCTTACTTTTGCGATCTGCTGTTTTGTATTTGTGGCACTTATTGCAAGTCTTGTAATGAATATCAAAATACTGGTCCTTCTGGAAGTCATTGTTTTCGGGATGTTCTTCTCCCTGATCGGGGTTTATGGCCAGAGGCTGGCTGCAGTAGGCTCATTATCTCTTGTGGTACTCGCAATCTTTATTGACGGACATCTTACAGGAAGTAATATCTTCAAAAGTCTCCTGATATTTGCCTCCGGATGTACGTGGTTTTTACTCATTTTCCTTATCGTAACTACCATCCGTCCCTATAAGCTGGCAAGCCAGATGATTGGGGAAAATTATCTTCAGCTGGCTGACTTTTTAAAGATTAAAGCCAATTATTATCAGAAGAATCCGGACTTTAATAAACTTACTACTCAGGTTATCGCAAAGCAGATTGAGATAAAGAACCTGCAGGAAGATACCAGAGAAACCGTTTTCAAAACCAGAACTATCGTCAATGAATCTACGACCACCAGCCGTTTATTGATGCTGATGTTCCTGAATTCCATGGACCTCCATGAAAAGCTGATGACCTCTGAAAGTGATTATCAAAAGCTGCAGCAGAGTTTTGAAGACAGCATGATTTTGGTGAATATTCATGATTATCTTAATCTTTTAGCAGAAGAGATTACCAATATCGGAATTGCACTTCAAAGCGGTACAAGAGCCAAAGCGATGTTCAACCTGGAACTGGAATTAAAGAATTTAAATTATAATTATTTCGAACTCAGAAACAAACAGCTTTCTCCTGACAACCTCGAAAATTTCATGATTCTGCGTCAGATCCTGATGCGTATTTATGAGATCACTAAAGAAATCAACGAGATCTATAAGGTATTTTCCCAGGATATAAAGCTGGCAAAAAGTTTATCTACAGGGTTGGACTTAAGGAAATTTATGCCTAATGAGCCGAAACTTAACGCTAAGGTATTACGAAATAATATTTCTTTATCATCATCCCATTTCCGACATGCAATCAGAATTACAACGGCATTGCTGTTAGGATATCTTTTTTCAATGTTTGATTTTCTGGGACTGGGGCATACTTACTGGATATTAATTACGATTACAGCCATTTTAAAACCAGCCTATTCTATTACTAAACAAAGAAATCTCCTTCGTCTGTACGGAACTATTGCAGGGGCAACTATTGCTTATGCTATTTTGTATTTCGTTCATATTAACGGGATTTTGTTTGCTATTCTGCTTATCAGCATGATTATGTGCTTTAGTTTCCTGAAAGGACGATATTTCTGGGCGGTATTATTTATGACGATTTATGTCTTCCTCAGCTTTAATTTTTTAAATCCGGGGAAAGTCAATATTATCTTTAAAGACAGAATTGTTGATACAGCCATTGCCGGAATTATTGCTTTTGCTGTATCTTATATTGTGCTGCCGGTTTGGGAACATACCCAAAATCTAGATCTGATGAAAAAGTCTGCTGCTGACAACCTTATCTATTTTCAGAGTGTTATTTCCAAATTCTTACAGGGAAATTTTGATCTTGAAGATTATAAAGTAAAACGGAAAAATGCAATTATCTCTCTGGCTAATCTTTCGGATAATTTCCAGAGAATGATTTCTGATCCTAAAAATCAGCAGAAAAAACTGGAAGTTGTTCATCAGTTTGTGGCGACCTCCCATCTGATTACGGCCTATACTGCTTCACTGTCCCAATATGCAAAAAGTAATGAGCAGTATCCGGAAATAGATGCGGAAAGCTGGAGCAGAAAAATTGAAGCAGAAATGCGGCAGACTTCTACCCTTCTCAACGGAAATGACATCAATGAAACATTAAAAATGGAAAGCCGCCTGGAGCCGGAAGATTCTTCTATTGAAGATATGCTGCTGAAAAGAAAAACTGAAATTGAAGAAAATGACATCGTGGACAGAAGAGATACCGACAAGGTTTCCCATCTGACAGAGCTTAAAAACATTCAGGATATTCTGGAACTGATCTATGATGTAGCGAAAGAACAGAGAAAAGTAATCGAAAAATACCGAAACGAAACAGACCCTACTCCTCCACAATCGTAA
- a CDS encoding 4'-phosphopantetheinyl transferase family protein, which translates to MPLYRDFSDDNATILVWKYDESEELDINELLEPENAEKVKDYHPKKLLEVLMVRKLLKGLKPGSKILYKEREPFLSPYDAEISITHSFPFAAIAVSKNKIGIDIEKFNPKILRVIDKFTYENERGFIPEDKADTFFTIIWSVKESMYKIHHSKYWSLKKNYEVKPFELKHLHKISCRVYDDQFSDEFKARVEFFDDYCFTIVEE; encoded by the coding sequence ATGCCACTTTACCGAGATTTTTCAGATGATAATGCAACGATCCTTGTTTGGAAGTATGATGAAAGTGAAGAACTTGATATCAATGAACTTCTGGAACCGGAAAATGCTGAAAAGGTAAAAGATTATCATCCTAAAAAATTACTGGAAGTCCTTATGGTGAGGAAGCTCTTAAAAGGACTGAAGCCCGGTTCCAAAATTTTATATAAAGAAAGAGAGCCTTTTCTTTCTCCTTATGATGCGGAAATTTCCATTACCCATTCTTTCCCGTTTGCTGCAATAGCGGTCTCTAAAAATAAAATAGGAATTGATATTGAAAAGTTTAATCCCAAAATCTTAAGGGTAATTGATAAATTCACGTATGAAAATGAACGGGGATTCATTCCTGAGGACAAAGCGGATACTTTTTTTACAATCATATGGAGCGTAAAGGAAAGTATGTACAAAATCCATCACTCAAAATACTGGTCCTTAAAGAAAAACTATGAAGTGAAGCCCTTCGAGCTGAAGCATCTTCATAAAATAAGCTGCCGTGTCTATGACGACCAGTTTTCAGATGAGTTCAAGGCAAGGGTAGAGTTTTTTGACGATTACTGCTTTACGATTGTGGAGGAGTAG
- the ahcY gene encoding adenosylhomocysteinase has protein sequence MSTTTQYLPYKVKDISLAEWGRKEITLAEAEMPGLMSIREEYGPSQPLKGARIAGCLHMTIQTAVLIETLVALGAEVTWSSCNIFSTQDHAAAAIAAAGIPVYAWKGLNEEEFDWCIEQTLFFGEDRKPLNMILDDGGDLTNMVFDKYPELTKDIKGLSEETTTGVHRLYERMKNGTLVMPAINVNDSVTKSKFDNKYGCKESAVDAVRRATDVMLAGKRVVVCGYGDVGKGTAASFRGAGSIVTVTEIDPICALQAAMDGYEVKRLDTVVDNADIIITTTGNFNIVRGEHFLKMKDKAIVCNIGHFDNEIDMAWLNKNYGHTKSEVKPQVDIYTVEGKEVIILAEGRLVNLGCATGHPSFVMSNSFSNQTLAQIELWNNSAAYKNEVYTLPKHLDEKVAALHLKKLSVELETLSPEQAAYIGVEVQGPFKPEYYRY, from the coding sequence ATGAGTACTACAACACAATACCTTCCTTATAAAGTTAAGGATATCTCCCTTGCAGAATGGGGTAGAAAAGAAATTACCCTTGCAGAAGCAGAAATGCCTGGTCTGATGTCTATCCGTGAAGAATACGGACCGTCTCAGCCGCTGAAAGGAGCAAGAATCGCAGGATGTCTTCACATGACGATCCAAACGGCTGTGCTTATCGAGACTCTGGTAGCCTTAGGAGCTGAAGTTACCTGGTCATCTTGTAATATTTTCTCTACACAGGACCACGCTGCTGCTGCAATTGCCGCTGCAGGAATTCCGGTGTATGCATGGAAAGGTTTAAATGAAGAAGAATTTGACTGGTGTATTGAGCAGACTTTATTCTTTGGTGAAGACAGAAAGCCATTAAATATGATCCTGGATGATGGTGGAGATTTAACAAACATGGTTTTTGATAAATATCCTGAATTAACAAAAGATATCAAAGGTCTTTCTGAAGAAACCACTACAGGAGTACACAGACTGTATGAAAGAATGAAGAACGGAACTTTGGTAATGCCAGCCATTAACGTAAATGATTCTGTAACTAAATCTAAATTCGACAACAAATACGGATGTAAGGAATCTGCTGTAGATGCAGTAAGAAGAGCTACAGATGTAATGTTAGCCGGAAAAAGAGTGGTTGTTTGCGGATACGGAGACGTTGGTAAAGGTACTGCAGCTTCATTCAGAGGGGCTGGTTCTATTGTTACAGTTACGGAAATTGACCCAATATGTGCCCTTCAGGCTGCTATGGACGGTTATGAAGTAAAAAGATTAGACACTGTGGTAGACAATGCTGATATCATCATTACTACAACAGGTAACTTCAATATCGTAAGAGGAGAGCATTTCCTTAAAATGAAAGATAAAGCAATCGTTTGTAACATCGGTCACTTCGATAATGAAATCGATATGGCATGGTTAAACAAAAACTATGGTCATACGAAGTCTGAAGTGAAGCCTCAGGTTGATATCTATACTGTTGAAGGTAAAGAAGTGATCATCCTTGCAGAAGGTAGATTGGTAAACTTAGGATGTGCTACAGGCCATCCAAGTTTCGTAATGTCTAACTCTTTCTCTAACCAGACTCTGGCTCAGATCGAATTATGGAACAATTCTGCTGCTTATAAAAACGAAGTATACACCCTTCCTAAGCACTTGGATGAAAAAGTTGCTGCTTTACACCTTAAAAAATTAAGCGTAGAGCTTGAAACTCTTTCTCCTGAGCAGGCTGCATACATCGGAGTAGAAGTACAAGGGCCATTCAAGCCTGAGTATTACAGATACTAA